From Vibrio artabrorum, a single genomic window includes:
- a CDS encoding SAM-dependent methyltransferase, whose product MYSRFTILDLFLLEHQAYWRSEPFHLCQTQQQPWKKINRPLVDWLDSLNKENIQTLKDQPQLLVEELTRFFPQLDTAKQTVQFERTALIGLDLPRSTADGVPGRKLQQIMAMGEAALEHHQGKEWLEWCAGKGFLGRILSQQSNQKVTSFEWQQSLCESGQKIADDHQLKMNFVQGDAFSDDADDVFNSNQHAVALHACGDLHVELVKKCVTHGLPAVTISPCCYHLIRDETYQPMSSVAKNSTLTLSRSDLRIPLQETVTGGERVKRHRQLEMSYRLGFSQLLKVELHIDEYIPVPSIRKSELAGGFESFCRWAVEVKEISLGADVDFEFYLAQGEKLFWEMEKLSLVQQAFRRPLEVWLALDRAIYLQEQGYEVSIEAFCERSVTPRNLLIHGTKIEG is encoded by the coding sequence ATGTATTCACGATTTACAATACTCGATTTATTTTTGTTAGAGCACCAAGCTTATTGGCGGTCAGAGCCTTTCCACCTGTGTCAAACCCAACAGCAGCCATGGAAAAAGATCAATCGCCCGCTCGTTGATTGGTTAGATAGTTTAAATAAGGAAAACATTCAAACTCTAAAAGATCAGCCCCAACTTTTGGTTGAGGAATTGACTCGCTTCTTTCCTCAATTAGATACGGCTAAGCAAACTGTCCAGTTCGAAAGGACGGCTCTGATAGGGTTAGATCTTCCACGTAGTACTGCTGATGGTGTTCCCGGGAGAAAGTTACAACAAATTATGGCGATGGGAGAGGCGGCCCTTGAACATCACCAGGGTAAAGAGTGGCTCGAGTGGTGTGCTGGTAAGGGCTTTCTTGGCAGAATTCTATCTCAACAATCGAACCAAAAAGTCACCAGCTTTGAGTGGCAGCAATCGTTATGTGAGAGTGGGCAAAAAATTGCTGATGACCACCAGTTAAAGATGAACTTTGTACAAGGTGATGCGTTTTCAGATGACGCTGATGACGTGTTTAACTCAAACCAACATGCGGTTGCTCTTCATGCCTGTGGTGACCTTCATGTCGAGTTAGTTAAAAAGTGTGTCACACACGGGCTTCCTGCTGTGACGATTTCCCCTTGCTGTTACCATCTCATTCGTGATGAAACCTATCAACCTATGTCATCCGTCGCGAAAAACTCGACACTAACATTAAGTCGGAGTGACTTAAGAATCCCACTTCAAGAAACCGTCACTGGCGGTGAAAGAGTAAAGAGACATCGTCAGTTAGAGATGAGCTATCGTTTGGGTTTTAGCCAACTGCTTAAGGTTGAACTTCATATTGACGAATATATTCCTGTACCGAGCATTAGAAAATCAGAGTTAGCTGGGGGTTTTGAATCATTCTGCCGCTGGGCAGTTGAAGTAAAAGAAATATCGTTGGGAGCAGACGTTGATTTTGAATTCTATTTAGCCCAAGGCGAGAAGCTTTTCTGGGAAATGGAAAAACTGAGTTTGGTTCAACAGGCCTTTCGACGACCGTTAGAGGTTTGGTTGGCTTTGGATCGCGCAATTTATCTACAAGAACAAGGCTATGAAGTATCAATTGAAGCATTTTGTGAGCGCAGTGTGACCCCTCGAAACTTGTTAATTCATGGAACCAAGATTGAAGGCTAA
- the ald gene encoding alanine dehydrogenase yields MIIGVPKEIKNHEYRVGMTPASVRELISHSHQVFVETNAGTGIGFSDDDYIAVGASILPTAADVFAKAEMIVKVKEPQAVERAMLREGQILFTYLHLAPDFPQTEELIKSKAVCVAYETVTDNMGRLPLLAPMSEVAGRMSIQAGAQTLEKSNGGCGLLLGGVPGVEPAKVVVVGGGVVGANAARMAVGLRADVTILDRNVDTLRRLDEEFQGRAKVVYSTEDAIEKHVLEADLVIGAVLIPGAAAPKLVTKEHIARMKPGSAVVDVAIDQGGCFETSHATTHADPTYIVDDVVHYCVANMPGAVARTSTYALNNATLPYIVKLANKGYREALLSDKGFLEGLNVIHGKVTCKEVAESFNLEYVEPANAIAMFN; encoded by the coding sequence ATGATCATTGGCGTACCTAAGGAAATCAAGAACCACGAATACCGCGTTGGTATGACCCCTGCTAGTGTGAGAGAACTAATCTCACATAGTCACCAAGTTTTTGTCGAAACCAATGCCGGTACTGGTATCGGTTTTTCAGACGATGATTACATCGCTGTAGGCGCATCCATTCTTCCTACTGCTGCTGACGTTTTTGCGAAAGCAGAGATGATTGTAAAGGTTAAAGAACCTCAAGCTGTCGAGCGAGCTATGCTTCGCGAAGGGCAAATATTATTTACTTATTTACACCTTGCACCAGATTTTCCACAAACTGAAGAGCTTATCAAGAGCAAAGCTGTCTGCGTAGCCTATGAGACTGTAACAGATAATATGGGTCGCTTGCCACTATTAGCACCAATGTCTGAGGTGGCTGGTCGCATGTCTATTCAAGCAGGTGCACAAACATTAGAGAAGTCTAACGGTGGTTGCGGTCTTCTTCTCGGCGGTGTTCCAGGTGTTGAACCTGCGAAAGTTGTTGTTGTTGGCGGTGGTGTGGTTGGTGCTAACGCAGCACGTATGGCCGTTGGCCTTCGCGCAGATGTCACTATTCTTGATCGTAACGTAGACACACTGCGTCGTCTTGATGAAGAATTCCAAGGTCGCGCTAAAGTGGTTTATTCTACTGAAGATGCGATTGAGAAGCATGTGCTAGAGGCAGACCTAGTCATTGGTGCTGTACTCATCCCTGGTGCTGCCGCTCCCAAATTGGTTACCAAAGAACACATTGCTAGAATGAAACCTGGCTCAGCTGTTGTTGATGTTGCAATCGACCAAGGCGGTTGCTTCGAGACTTCACACGCAACCACTCACGCCGATCCAACTTACATCGTTGATGACGTCGTTCATTACTGTGTTGCTAACATGCCAGGTGCCGTTGCTCGTACCTCAACTTACGCGCTGAACAATGCAACACTACCATATATTGTTAAGCTGGCGAACAAAGGTTACCGCGAAGCACTTCTATCGGATAAAGGCTTCCTTGAAGGTCTAAACGTCATCCACGGTAAAGTGACTTGTAAAGAAGTTGCGGAAAGCTTTAACCTCGAATACGTAGAGCCAGCGAACGCTATTGCAATGTTTAACTAA
- the cysB gene encoding HTH-type transcriptional regulator CysB, whose translation MKLQQLKYIVEVVNHNLNVSATAESLYTSQPGISKQVRLLEDELGIQIFERSGKHLTQVTPAGEDIIRISQEILARVESIKAVAGEYTHPEMGTLNISTTHTQARYALPDVIKGFTARYPKVSLHMHQGTPSQMSEAVAKGTANFAIATEALHLYQDAIMLPCYHWNRSIVVTQDHPLAQKRNITIEDLAAYSLVTYVFGFTGRSELDTAFNKVGLTPRVVFTATDADVIKTYVRMGIGVGVIASMAIDQEQDSDLVAIDASHLFGASTTSIGFRKGTFLRSYMFDFMERFAPHLTRPVVEQAISLKSNDEIEAMFKDIELPVR comes from the coding sequence ATGAAGCTACAGCAATTGAAGTACATTGTTGAGGTTGTAAACCATAACCTAAATGTTTCTGCAACGGCAGAGAGTTTATACACTTCTCAGCCTGGCATTAGTAAACAAGTTCGATTACTAGAAGACGAATTAGGTATTCAGATTTTTGAACGCAGCGGTAAGCATTTAACGCAAGTAACCCCAGCGGGTGAAGATATCATTCGGATTTCTCAAGAGATCTTGGCTCGTGTTGAGAGTATTAAAGCTGTTGCCGGTGAGTATACTCATCCTGAGATGGGTACATTGAATATTTCAACGACTCACACACAAGCTCGTTATGCACTCCCTGATGTCATTAAGGGCTTCACAGCGCGTTACCCAAAAGTATCACTTCATATGCACCAAGGCACACCTAGCCAAATGTCAGAAGCCGTTGCTAAAGGGACCGCGAATTTTGCGATTGCCACGGAAGCACTTCACCTCTATCAAGATGCTATTATGCTGCCTTGTTATCACTGGAATCGTTCTATAGTTGTGACACAAGATCACCCTCTGGCACAAAAACGTAATATTACGATTGAAGATCTTGCCGCTTATTCTCTTGTTACCTATGTCTTTGGGTTTACGGGCCGTTCTGAATTAGATACCGCCTTCAATAAAGTGGGTTTGACACCTCGTGTGGTATTCACTGCAACGGATGCGGATGTCATTAAAACTTACGTTCGTATGGGTATTGGCGTCGGGGTAATCGCCAGTATGGCCATTGACCAAGAACAAGATTCTGATTTGGTTGCTATCGATGCTAGCCATTTATTTGGTGCAAGCACCACGAGTATTGGCTTCAGAAAAGGCACTTTCTTGCGTTCTTATATGTTTGACTTTATGGAACGTTTTGCCCCTCATTTGACTCGTCCAGTTGTGGAGCAAGCTATTTCTCTTAAATCAAATGATGAGATAGAAGCCATGTTTAAAGATATTGAACTGCCGGTTCGATAG